A single genomic interval of Lentimicrobium saccharophilum harbors:
- a CDS encoding DUF58 domain-containing protein yields the protein METSDILKKVRKIEIKSRGLSNQIFSGQYHSAFKGRGMAFSEVREYQYGDDIRNIDWNVTARFNHPYIKIFDEERELTVTLLIDVSGSNEFGSRQWLKEEMMTEIAAVLAFSAIQNNDKVGVIFFSDKVEKFIPPKKGLSHILRIIRELIDFKPESQKTNISEALRFLTNAMKKRCTAFLISDFMDSGFEDALRIAGNKHDLAALHIIDERDLSIPDMGLVRMYSKEANKAIWVDTSSRAVRNDYAAYAESRMKMLELAFRKSGVDVARFRTGQDYVKPLLGLFKARESRR from the coding sequence ATGGAAACCAGCGATATCCTTAAAAAAGTCCGCAAGATTGAAATCAAGTCCAGAGGCTTGTCCAACCAGATTTTCTCCGGACAATATCATAGTGCGTTCAAGGGTCGCGGTATGGCATTCAGCGAAGTAAGGGAATACCAGTACGGTGATGACATCAGAAACATCGACTGGAATGTTACGGCGCGGTTCAATCATCCTTATATTAAAATTTTCGATGAGGAACGCGAACTTACGGTTACTTTGCTGATAGACGTGAGCGGATCCAACGAATTCGGCAGCCGGCAGTGGCTTAAAGAGGAAATGATGACCGAAATTGCTGCTGTACTTGCTTTTTCGGCAATACAAAACAACGACAAAGTAGGGGTCATTTTTTTCAGCGATAAGGTTGAAAAATTTATTCCGCCCAAGAAAGGGCTGAGCCACATTCTGCGCATCATCAGGGAACTGATTGATTTCAAGCCGGAAAGTCAGAAGACCAATATTTCTGAAGCCCTGAGGTTTCTGACAAATGCCATGAAGAAGCGTTGCACGGCGTTTCTTATTTCCGATTTTATGGACAGCGGATTCGAGGATGCCCTCAGAATAGCCGGAAACAAGCACGATCTTGCAGCCCTGCATATCATCGACGAAAGGGATTTAAGCATCCCTGACATGGGTCTGGTAAGGATGTACAGTAAAGAAGCCAATAAAGCAATCTGGGTCGACACTTCAAGCCGGGCCGTCAGAAATGATTATGCCGCTTACGCTGAAAGCAGGATGAAGATGCTTGAACTGGCATTCCGGAAAAGCGGGGTGGATGTTGCGCGGTTCAGAACCGGTCAGGATTATGTAAAACCTTTGCTGGGACTTTTTAAAGCAAGAGAATCGAGAAGATAA
- a CDS encoding vWA domain-containing protein, with translation MFEHLKFANPEALYLLLLIPAAIVWYWFRGQDTKARLQVSDFGAFLNKRKTLKQRLRHLTFILKVIAFSLLILSLARPQSTTSRQNVSVEGIDIVLAMDISGSMLAEDFKPNRLVAAKEVAKDFIKGRPSDRIGLVVFSGESFTQCPLTTDHAILFNLLDEIKSGMIEDGTAIGDGLATAVSRLKESSAVSKVIILLTDGENNRGFIDPASAAEIAKVFGLRVYTIGVGTIGTAPYPVQTPFGMQYQQMEVRIDEPLLRQIAEMTNGRYYRATNAGKLKEIYQEIDQLEKSKVDVTEFRKKTEEFLPFTLAALVLLLLDFVLGISFFRKFP, from the coding sequence ATGTTTGAGCACTTAAAATTTGCCAATCCTGAAGCGTTGTATCTCCTGCTGCTGATTCCTGCTGCCATTGTCTGGTACTGGTTCAGGGGACAGGACACCAAAGCACGGTTACAGGTCAGTGATTTCGGGGCGTTTCTCAATAAGCGGAAAACCCTGAAGCAAAGGCTCCGTCATTTAACCTTCATCCTTAAAGTAATCGCTTTCTCGCTGCTGATCCTCTCGCTGGCCCGTCCCCAGTCCACTACATCACGCCAAAACGTCAGTGTGGAAGGTATAGATATTGTATTGGCGATGGATATCTCAGGCAGTATGCTGGCCGAGGATTTTAAGCCAAACCGCCTGGTAGCGGCCAAAGAAGTGGCGAAGGATTTCATCAAAGGACGGCCCAGTGACAGGATCGGCCTGGTTGTATTCAGCGGTGAGAGTTTCACACAGTGCCCGCTCACTACTGACCATGCAATATTATTTAATCTGCTTGATGAGATTAAAAGCGGAATGATCGAGGATGGCACAGCCATCGGCGATGGCCTGGCAACGGCTGTAAGCCGGCTCAAAGAGAGTTCTGCGGTTAGTAAAGTCATAATACTGCTCACCGATGGCGAAAACAACCGGGGCTTTATCGATCCCGCATCAGCGGCTGAAATTGCAAAGGTATTCGGACTCAGGGTTTATACCATCGGGGTCGGTACCATCGGCACTGCACCCTATCCGGTTCAAACCCCTTTCGGGATGCAATACCAGCAGATGGAAGTAAGGATAGATGAACCACTGCTCAGACAGATTGCTGAAATGACAAACGGCAGGTATTACAGGGCGACAAATGCCGGCAAGCTGAAAGAGATTTACCAGGAGATCGACCAGCTCGAAAAATCCAAAGTCGATGTGACTGAATTCCGGAAGAAAACCGAAGAATTTTTGCCTTTTACACTGGCAGCGCTGGTCCTGCTGCTACTTGATTTTGTCCTGGGTATCTCTTTTTTCAGGAAATTCCCCTGA
- a CDS encoding VWA domain-containing protein → MFRFEHPEYLNLLMLLPLLLVAYLFYLQWKKRAALRFGEKPLVTRLTPDVSPGRSHIRFLLLSLTIASVLLALANPQIGSKLEKVQRKGVDLIIALDVSNSMLAQDIQPSRIERAKQSISRLIDELENDRIGLIVFAGKAYTQLPITTDYGAAKLMLSTVKPDMVPVQGTAIGQAIEMAMASFKEEEAGKAMIIITDGENHEDDAVEKASEAAQRGIKVYTIGMGLAEGAPIPVYRDNQLAGFKKDRSGSTIITRLDETMLQQIAQAGEGIYVRASNTQAGLRKVFEEISNLEKNTYDTKSFSDYEDRFQYFVALAIILMVLNFLLNERKSRWAGKFRIFKPEQPIRL, encoded by the coding sequence ATGTTTAGATTCGAACATCCTGAATATTTAAACCTGCTGATGCTGCTTCCTCTGCTGCTCGTAGCTTACCTGTTCTACCTGCAATGGAAGAAACGCGCTGCGCTCAGGTTTGGAGAAAAACCATTGGTTACACGGCTGACACCGGATGTTTCGCCTGGCAGGTCACACATAAGGTTTTTACTTCTTTCACTGACCATCGCCTCAGTTTTACTTGCGCTTGCGAATCCCCAGATCGGCTCGAAACTTGAGAAAGTGCAGCGCAAGGGTGTTGATCTCATCATTGCCCTTGATGTGTCAAACAGCATGTTGGCGCAGGATATTCAACCCAGCCGGATTGAGCGGGCCAAACAATCCATTTCCAGGCTGATCGATGAACTGGAAAACGACCGGATCGGACTGATCGTTTTTGCCGGGAAGGCATATACCCAGCTCCCCATTACCACGGATTACGGTGCAGCTAAGCTCATGCTCTCTACGGTAAAACCCGACATGGTTCCCGTTCAGGGCACGGCCATCGGGCAGGCAATAGAAATGGCCATGGCATCGTTTAAAGAAGAAGAGGCGGGAAAAGCCATGATAATCATCACCGATGGTGAAAACCACGAAGATGATGCTGTGGAGAAAGCTTCCGAAGCAGCGCAAAGAGGTATCAAAGTGTATACCATCGGCATGGGCCTTGCCGAAGGGGCCCCGATACCGGTTTACCGCGACAATCAGTTGGCGGGATTTAAAAAGGACAGAAGCGGGAGTACCATCATAACCCGTCTTGACGAAACCATGCTTCAACAGATTGCGCAGGCCGGCGAAGGTATTTACGTGCGGGCAAGCAACACCCAGGCCGGGCTGCGTAAGGTATTCGAGGAAATCAGTAACCTTGAAAAAAATACTTATGACACGAAAAGCTTTTCCGATTACGAAGACCGGTTTCAGTATTTTGTGGCACTGGCAATTATACTAATGGTCCTGAATTTCCTGCTTAATGAACGTAAAAGCCGCTGGGCAGGAAAATTCCGGATTTTTAAACCCGAACAGCCTATCAGATTATGA
- a CDS encoding tetratricopeptide repeat protein — protein MKKLILISFLALICNLSFGQKENPFIRKGNKLYDKGKFNEAEIDYRKAMEVAPASAKSTFNLGNSLYRQENYEEAERNFMNAAGLLKPGDQAARAGALHNLGNTYLKAEKYQESVEAYKQALRLNPDDEDTRYNLAYAQRKLMQQQQQQQQQQKNNDKEDNRDEKNQQPQQDQSDQQDQKEQQQQQKPQISKQDAERMLQALKNDEQKTIDKVNKQKVKAVPSQVEKDW, from the coding sequence ATGAAAAAATTGATCTTAATATCCTTTTTAGCTTTAATCTGCAATCTTTCTTTCGGGCAGAAGGAAAATCCCTTTATCAGAAAGGGGAATAAACTATATGATAAAGGTAAATTCAATGAAGCAGAAATCGATTACCGCAAGGCAATGGAGGTGGCGCCTGCTTCTGCCAAAAGCACTTTTAATCTTGGCAACTCACTTTACAGGCAGGAGAATTACGAAGAGGCTGAACGGAATTTTATGAATGCAGCCGGATTATTAAAGCCCGGTGATCAGGCAGCCAGAGCCGGCGCCCTTCATAACCTGGGCAATACCTACCTGAAAGCAGAAAAATACCAGGAAAGCGTTGAAGCATACAAACAAGCCCTGCGCCTGAACCCGGATGATGAAGATACCCGCTATAACCTGGCCTATGCCCAGCGGAAACTGATGCAGCAACAACAACAGCAGCAGCAACAACAAAAAAATAACGACAAGGAGGACAACAGGGACGAGAAAAATCAACAGCCTCAGCAAGATCAGTCAGATCAGCAGGACCAAAAGGAGCAGCAACAGCAGCAAAAACCCCAGATATCGAAACAGGATGCCGAACGCATGCTCCAGGCGTTGAAAAATGATGAGCAAAAAACCATTGACAAGGTCAATAAGCAAAAGGTAAAAGCAGTGCCGTCGCAGGTTGAAAAAGATTGGTAA
- a CDS encoding BatD family protein, which produces MKKIRFSALLVMFTWISFASGQDLDFRASAREVVSVGDQFRLIYSINGQASGFRAPVIKDFSVLAGPSQSTSTSMQIINNQVSRSVEYSFTYILQATNEGTFTIPPASVNVDGKAYQSNPVTIKVVKGSAPASPGAQQQTQPQGGEITAKDLFVRASVNKSNPYQGEQVIITYKIYTRVPVAEYSITRAPSTAGFWSQDLIKDNTKLNQYRETVDGSEYVVAEIKKEALFAQKSGNLTIEPLEMDVVAQIQRKASRRGFNDPFFDSFFNDSFLGSTYQNVRKTLRSNQLNINVRPLPSANRPSEFTGAVGNFSISSSIDREQLKANEALTLKFTITGKGNIKLVEKPNLVFPSDFEVYDPRITDNIAASQAGVSGSRTFEYLVIPRNPGDFTIKSSRFAFFDIESGTYKTLNSPDFRIKVEKGTGNEANVVAGSSNKEDFKYIGTDIRFIKTSPLKLRPVNSYFLSHPLFPLWLAIPPVLLAAFMLIWRNELRKRNNLALMRNRKATRVARKRLKAAEHFLKQKNQDAFWAEVSNALWGYISDKFNIPGSTLSMDSVNQALKNKNVNEDLITQFISALNNCEFARFAPGDKSQVMDKLYREAIEVITNTEQHLK; this is translated from the coding sequence ATGAAAAAGATACGATTTTCTGCATTACTGGTTATGTTTACCTGGATTTCGTTTGCCAGCGGGCAGGATCTGGATTTCAGGGCCTCTGCCAGAGAAGTTGTTTCCGTCGGTGACCAGTTCCGGCTGATTTATTCCATTAACGGGCAGGCTTCCGGTTTCCGCGCCCCGGTTATCAAAGACTTTTCGGTACTTGCCGGCCCAAGCCAATCGACCAGCACCAGCATGCAGATTATCAACAACCAGGTTTCGCGTTCGGTTGAGTATTCATTTACCTACATCTTACAGGCCACCAACGAAGGAACCTTTACCATTCCGCCTGCATCCGTCAATGTGGATGGCAAAGCCTATCAATCCAATCCGGTTACCATCAAGGTGGTAAAGGGCAGCGCACCTGCATCGCCCGGAGCACAGCAGCAGACCCAGCCCCAGGGTGGAGAAATCACCGCAAAAGACCTTTTTGTAAGGGCTTCAGTGAATAAATCAAACCCTTATCAGGGGGAACAGGTAATTATTACCTACAAAATTTACACCCGTGTTCCGGTTGCTGAATACAGTATAACACGGGCACCGTCCACTGCCGGATTCTGGTCGCAGGACCTGATCAAAGACAACACAAAACTGAATCAATACCGCGAAACGGTTGACGGCAGCGAATACGTAGTGGCGGAGATTAAAAAAGAGGCGCTGTTTGCTCAGAAAAGCGGCAATCTCACCATTGAACCTCTTGAAATGGACGTGGTAGCACAGATTCAGCGGAAAGCAAGCCGCAGAGGATTCAATGACCCCTTCTTCGACAGCTTCTTCAATGACAGTTTTCTTGGAAGCACATACCAGAATGTAAGGAAAACACTTAGATCCAACCAGCTGAATATCAATGTACGACCATTGCCATCGGCAAACAGGCCCAGCGAATTCACCGGAGCTGTCGGAAATTTCAGCATCAGTAGTTCCATCGACCGGGAACAGCTCAAGGCCAATGAGGCATTAACTCTTAAATTTACCATAACCGGCAAAGGCAATATCAAACTGGTAGAAAAACCCAATCTGGTTTTCCCAAGCGATTTTGAAGTTTATGATCCAAGGATTACCGATAATATTGCTGCTTCTCAGGCCGGTGTTTCCGGGTCCCGTACGTTTGAGTACCTGGTTATTCCGCGTAATCCGGGTGATTTCACGATAAAGTCTTCCCGTTTTGCCTTTTTCGATATCGAATCAGGAACGTACAAAACGCTGAATTCTCCCGACTTCAGGATAAAAGTTGAAAAAGGAACAGGCAATGAAGCAAACGTGGTTGCCGGCAGCTCCAATAAGGAGGACTTTAAATATATCGGCACCGATATAAGATTTATCAAAACAAGTCCTCTGAAACTGAGACCGGTGAACAGTTATTTTTTAAGTCATCCGTTATTCCCTTTGTGGCTGGCTATTCCTCCGGTGCTGCTTGCGGCATTTATGCTGATCTGGCGGAATGAACTCAGGAAAAGAAACAACCTGGCACTTATGCGCAACCGGAAGGCTACGCGGGTAGCCAGGAAGCGGCTGAAAGCAGCGGAACATTTCCTGAAGCAAAAAAATCAGGATGCTTTCTGGGCCGAGGTCTCAAATGCTTTATGGGGTTACATCAGTGATAAATTCAATATCCCCGGATCAACGTTATCGATGGATTCGGTGAATCAGGCCCTGAAAAACAAAAACGTAAATGAAGACCTGATTACCCAGTTTATTTCTGCGCTTAACAACTGCGAGTTCGCAAGATTCGCACCCGGAGATAAGTCGCAGGTAATGGACAAACTTTACAGGGAAGCCATTGAGGTAATCACAAACACCGAACAGCATTTAAAATAA
- a CDS encoding tetratricopeptide repeat protein gives MKLKTAIVIVFAGFYLSLSANPQADYEKANKAYMAGFYENAISIYERILENGVAAPDLYYNLGNAYFKIDDIPSAILNYERALKSDPGNEDYQYNLRVANNKIVDKIDVLPELFYIRWWKGLKLLLSPDGWAKLALFSFTLIFITVAVFLLSSRMGARKLIFSFGLLLLLINLISGIIAWQTYRDAKDQKTAIIFTPTLPVKSSPDESSIDLFVIHEGLKVTVIDKIGEWQEIRIANGSKGWIKAGQIKPI, from the coding sequence ATGAAACTCAAGACAGCTATCGTTATTGTATTTGCGGGTTTTTACCTCTCGCTTTCAGCCAATCCGCAGGCGGATTATGAGAAAGCCAACAAAGCGTATATGGCCGGGTTTTATGAGAATGCCATATCCATATACGAAAGAATCCTTGAAAATGGCGTTGCCGCCCCCGATCTCTATTACAACCTTGGAAATGCCTATTTCAAAATTGACGATATCCCGTCAGCCATACTGAATTATGAGAGAGCGCTGAAATCGGATCCGGGGAACGAAGATTACCAGTATAATCTCAGGGTGGCGAACAATAAAATTGTTGATAAAATAGATGTATTGCCCGAATTGTTCTATATCCGATGGTGGAAAGGTTTAAAACTACTGCTCTCACCTGACGGATGGGCAAAACTGGCTCTGTTTAGCTTTACCCTCATATTTATTACTGTTGCTGTCTTTCTTCTTTCGAGCCGGATGGGGGCCCGCAAGCTGATTTTTTCATTCGGTCTGTTGCTTCTTCTGATAAACCTGATTTCCGGAATAATTGCCTGGCAAACATACAGGGATGCCAAAGATCAGAAAACTGCCATCATCTTCACGCCTACCTTGCCGGTAAAAAGCTCTCCCGACGAAAGCAGCATCGACCTCTTTGTCATTCACGAAGGGCTTAAGGTAACGGTAATTGATAAAATCGGCGAATGGCAGGAGATCAGGATTGCCAACGGCAGCAAGGGCTGGATAAAGGCCGGCCAAATCAAACCCATATAA
- a CDS encoding ATP-binding cassette domain-containing protein codes for MLKLEDLCFSYEKAVVINHLNWLLEPGKVHGLVGMNGSGKTTLFNVLSGMLVPQAGSVIFNDQPLHPDKCAMMETSPFFYPMISGKEYLEIFRLKNPGFDIALWNGLFHLPLTEVVDNYSTGMQKRLALLGLIASGRLLLILDEPFNGLDFEAVRMVQQIIPALADKGKTILLSSHIPESLTSVCHTISFIRDGKIDFTLHKDEFGKLPELIDSESKIPGDILQKMN; via the coding sequence ATGCTTAAACTGGAAGACCTCTGCTTCAGTTATGAAAAAGCGGTTGTTATAAACCATCTGAACTGGTTACTGGAACCCGGGAAGGTGCATGGACTTGTAGGCATGAACGGATCCGGTAAAACCACTCTTTTCAATGTTTTATCCGGGATGCTTGTGCCGCAAGCCGGCTCCGTAATTTTCAACGATCAACCCCTGCACCCTGATAAATGTGCAATGATGGAGACTTCTCCATTTTTCTATCCTATGATCAGCGGTAAAGAATATCTTGAAATCTTCAGGCTGAAAAATCCCGGCTTTGACATAGCCTTATGGAACGGTCTCTTTCACCTTCCTCTGACAGAGGTGGTTGACAATTACTCGACCGGGATGCAGAAAAGACTTGCCCTGCTGGGACTGATCGCTTCGGGCCGCTTACTGCTGATTCTGGATGAACCCTTCAACGGACTTGATTTTGAAGCAGTAAGAATGGTTCAACAGATCATTCCTGCACTTGCTGACAAAGGTAAAACCATTTTACTGAGCTCACATATCCCGGAATCACTGACTTCTGTTTGCCATACCATAAGCTTTATACGGGATGGAAAAATTGATTTCACCCTCCATAAGGATGAATTCGGAAAACTGCCGGAGCTTATTGATTCTGAAAGCAAAATACCCGGCGACATTCTGCAGAAAATGAACTAA
- a CDS encoding energy transducer TonB, translating into MKWTWFLILCLFPCFIAVPQEYIHIQPVGGKGQLRHFIDQELVYPETCLASGTEGKVMIAFKASEKGQIKLIRFHQKLSPACDREAMRIFRMIEWHPATNLGIPVADSGMFEMEFNIKKYKRLCKSRGYSGHFYPFEPTDTSGIVYNYRNLETAPHPIFTNDKINLAAFIAANLRYPDAAIKQNLSGVVKVGFIVEPHGRPSNIQILNSLGAGCNEEAIRIVRLIKWMPGTVNHLAVRTRMSISINFSLEPGSDGNTVPNIRSSYGG; encoded by the coding sequence ATGAAGTGGACCTGGTTCCTGATACTTTGTCTGTTCCCATGCTTTATCGCTGTACCTCAGGAATATATACATATTCAACCGGTAGGTGGCAAAGGGCAGCTCCGGCACTTTATTGATCAGGAACTGGTTTATCCTGAAACATGTCTGGCCTCAGGCACTGAAGGCAAAGTAATGATCGCGTTCAAAGCCTCGGAAAAAGGACAAATTAAACTTATCAGGTTTCATCAGAAACTCAGCCCCGCCTGTGATCGTGAAGCAATGAGAATATTCAGGATGATTGAATGGCATCCCGCGACGAATCTGGGCATCCCCGTCGCAGACTCAGGTATGTTTGAAATGGAGTTCAACATTAAGAAATACAAGAGATTGTGCAAAAGCCGGGGGTATTCCGGGCATTTCTACCCGTTTGAGCCAACCGACACTTCCGGAATAGTTTATAACTACCGCAACCTTGAAACAGCCCCCCACCCCATTTTTACCAACGACAAGATTAACCTGGCCGCTTTTATCGCCGCTAACCTCAGATACCCCGATGCAGCCATCAAACAAAACCTGAGCGGAGTTGTTAAGGTTGGTTTTATTGTTGAACCTCACGGAAGGCCATCAAACATTCAGATCCTTAATTCGCTGGGAGCCGGCTGCAATGAGGAAGCCATCAGAATTGTCAGGTTGATCAAATGGATGCCGGGAACGGTAAACCACTTGGCGGTCAGGACAAGAATGAGTATTTCAATCAACTTCAGCCTGGAACCGGGTAGCGACGGGAATACAGTACCTAATATCAGATCAAGTTACGGAGGATAA
- a CDS encoding DUF3078 domain-containing protein: MRKTLFLLLPLIFFMSPNSFSQKADTTGIWTRGMKASFAFNQVSLTNWAAGGENSLGGNSFLNLFANLKQGKSTWDNSLDLAYGLVKLGDAKIRKSDDKIDFVSKYGHNVIHKNLFLSANLSFKSQFTEGYNYPNDSVMISNFMAPGYLMLGLGMDWKPFPYLSVSFLPLTGRLTFVTDQTLSDAGAYGVDPGKHVRPEFGAAFKAVFDKDLVANVNLKSKLELFSNYLNKPQNIDINWEAMLMLKVNKFLSTFIGLQTIYDHDILIADKDGNLAPRTQFKQTFGVGLTYTVSGTHANVKP; encoded by the coding sequence ATGCGAAAAACATTGTTCTTATTGCTGCCATTGATTTTTTTTATGTCACCGAACTCCTTCTCCCAGAAGGCTGACACTACCGGCATCTGGACCCGGGGAATGAAAGCTTCCTTTGCCTTTAACCAGGTATCACTTACCAACTGGGCTGCCGGTGGAGAAAACAGCCTGGGCGGAAATTCATTCCTGAATCTTTTTGCCAACCTGAAGCAGGGCAAGTCTACCTGGGACAACTCTCTCGACCTCGCATACGGTCTTGTTAAACTGGGAGATGCAAAAATCAGGAAAAGCGATGACAAGATTGATTTCGTTTCGAAATACGGGCATAACGTAATTCATAAGAACCTGTTTCTGAGCGCTAACCTCAGCTTCAAATCTCAGTTTACCGAAGGCTACAATTATCCGAACGACTCCGTGATGATCTCCAACTTCATGGCCCCCGGTTACCTGATGCTCGGTCTTGGTATGGACTGGAAACCTTTTCCTTACCTTTCGGTATCCTTTTTGCCGCTTACCGGAAGGCTTACCTTCGTTACCGACCAGACCTTGTCAGATGCCGGCGCTTATGGGGTTGACCCGGGCAAACATGTCAGACCTGAATTCGGCGCCGCCTTCAAAGCGGTATTTGATAAAGACCTGGTTGCCAATGTAAACCTCAAAAGCAAGCTAGAGCTTTTCTCTAATTACCTCAACAAACCCCAGAACATCGACATTAACTGGGAGGCAATGCTTATGCTGAAGGTAAATAAATTTCTTTCTACCTTTATCGGATTGCAAACCATTTATGACCATGATATCCTGATTGCGGACAAAGACGGTAATCTGGCACCCCGCACCCAGTTCAAACAGACTTTTGGCGTCGGACTTACCTATACCGTATCGGGAACACATGCCAACGTAAAACCATAA
- the mscL gene encoding large-conductance mechanosensitive channel protein MscL, translated as MKLLDEFKSFAMRGNVVDMAVGIIIGGAFGKIISSFVADVLMPPLGLLLGGIDFKDMTYEMKAAVLEGTEVITPAVTINYGLFIQNVVDFLIIAFAIFMAIKAMNSMKKKEEEAPAAPPAPTKDQELLSEIRDLLKNK; from the coding sequence ATGAAACTTTTAGACGAATTCAAATCATTTGCCATGCGTGGTAATGTTGTTGACATGGCTGTAGGTATCATTATCGGTGGTGCATTCGGCAAAATTATCTCATCGTTTGTAGCCGATGTGCTGATGCCACCTCTTGGGTTACTGCTGGGCGGCATTGATTTCAAGGACATGACTTATGAAATGAAAGCTGCCGTTTTGGAAGGAACCGAGGTGATTACCCCTGCCGTTACAATTAACTACGGGTTGTTTATTCAGAATGTTGTTGATTTCCTGATCATTGCATTTGCAATATTTATGGCCATCAAAGCAATGAATTCCATGAAGAAAAAGGAAGAAGAAGCACCCGCTGCACCGCCGGCTCCCACCAAGGATCAGGAACTGCTCTCAGAAATCCGTGATCTGCTCAAAAATAAATAA
- a CDS encoding mechanosensitive ion channel family protein, whose protein sequence is MQFLSFDFTTFSASNHKLIQYIVVALIIGLVAVILSRILQKLMKVYFERSSRVLKVDPTRYKFLRNAVSFVIFMLAVTLIFYTIPGLRTIGITLFAGAGIFAAIIGFASQEAFSNIVSGIFIVIFKPFRVGDNIKIGDLHQGTVEDITLRHTIINNFENRRIIIPNTVISGQTIINSTIEDEKVCTFIELGISYDADLEKAIEILRDEAEKHPYCIDNRNQEDKEKGIPKVVVRVLGFGDSAVNLRAYAWSANSGEGFEMKCDIFESLKKRFNAQGIEIPYPHRTLVFKNQPPHSIP, encoded by the coding sequence ATGCAGTTTCTGTCTTTTGATTTTACCACCTTTTCAGCGTCAAATCATAAATTAATACAGTATATCGTTGTCGCGTTGATCATCGGTTTGGTTGCTGTAATTCTTTCGCGTATTTTGCAGAAACTGATGAAGGTCTACTTTGAGCGCTCGAGCAGGGTGCTGAAGGTGGATCCGACAAGGTACAAGTTCCTCAGAAACGCGGTAAGTTTCGTCATTTTTATGCTGGCGGTAACGCTGATTTTTTATACAATTCCCGGGTTGCGCACCATTGGCATTACATTATTTGCCGGAGCAGGAATATTTGCCGCAATTATAGGATTTGCATCCCAGGAAGCATTTTCAAATATTGTAAGCGGCATCTTTATTGTGATTTTCAAACCTTTCAGGGTCGGCGACAATATTAAAATAGGAGATCTTCACCAGGGAACCGTAGAGGATATCACCCTGAGGCATACCATTATCAACAACTTCGAGAATCGCCGGATAATCATCCCGAATACGGTCATCAGCGGGCAAACCATTATCAACTCTACCATTGAGGATGAAAAGGTGTGCACATTTATTGAATTGGGCATCAGTTACGACGCCGATCTCGAAAAAGCCATTGAAATACTGCGCGATGAAGCTGAAAAGCATCCCTACTGTATCGACAACCGCAATCAGGAAGACAAAGAAAAAGGTATCCCCAAAGTTGTTGTAAGGGTGCTTGGTTTTGGCGATTCGGCCGTTAACCTGCGTGCCTATGCCTGGTCAGCCAATTCTGGTGAAGGGTTTGAAATGAAATGTGATATTTTTGAATCGCTTAAAAAAAGGTTCAACGCTCAGGGAATCGAAATCCCTTACCCGCACAGAACTTTGGTTTTTAAGAATCAGCCCCCTCATTCAATTCCCTGA